GTCTATTTTAAAAGACCAATTAGATACGATTACAGATTTAAATCGTTTAGATGCCATTAAAACAGGAATGCTTCCCGAAGAAAAACAAATTCATCTAGTTGCTCGTTGGCTAAAATCACAAGCTGAAAATAATGTACCGATTATTATTGATCCTGTGATGGTCTGCAAGAACAATGGTGAAGAAAATCTAGAGAAGCTAAAAGAAAGTATTATAAAGGAATTATTACCTCTCGCTACAGTAACCACTCCTAACTTAGTAGAAGCAGAAGCATTAGCCGATATGAAAATCCAAACAAAAGAAGACATGGCTGCTGCTGCAGAAAAAATTCATGAGTTAGGACCTAAGTATGTAGTTATTAAAGGCGGCGCGCGTTTAGAAGGCGATGTTGCAGTAGATTTACTCTTTGATGGAAAAGAATTCCATTATTTTGAAAGAGAAAAAATTACCGAAGGATTTAATCACGGAGCAGGATGTTCTTTTGCCGCAGCAATTACATCTAATCTCGCTTTAGAGAAAGATATTACTGATGCTGTACGTGATGCAAAAGAATTTGTCTATCATGCGATTGATTCTGGACTAGAGTTAGGTCCTCGTTCTTCTGCCGTTTTTGTCAATTATAAATAGACAAAAAAAGGATGTTGTTTCTAACATCCTTTTTTTATTTTTATTATCTATTTTAATAGTAAAATTTGTATATCGTTAAAATGATAGCGTAAAACTTTTGTAGCTTCCATTACTTTATCTAAAGTAATTTCTTGATTTTCACCTAAAATTTCTGCCGAACTTTGAATAGCTTCAACAATCTTCTTATAAACAGAGCGTACTTTCTTTTGAGCATGACGATCTGTTAAATGGCAGATATCTTGTAAAATATTTACCATAATCGTACTAAAGTATTGATTCTTTTGCTCAGAGCAAAAAGAACGTAGCATATTATTCATTTGGTGACAAAGCAAAGATAAAGATTGTTCTTGCTCTAACGTCTCTTCAATTTCAGCTACTTCTTTTCGAATTTCTTTTGTATCAACTTTAAGATGTTCTCTTTCCATCTTGCGAATATGATAACATAACATGTATTCTAAAATACAAATTCGATCAATAATTTCCTGCACGCCCAATACACGCTCACAAATTAAAGCACCCTTATTTGGTTCACACTGAACTAAATTTTCTCCTGCTAAGCGTGTAATTGCTCGACGAATTGGCGAGCGACTTACTCCTAATTCTTCTGCAACTTCTTGCTCTACGATATGTTTGGTTGGTGGCCAGATTCCAGAAAGTATCTGTTCTTTCATATAAGAATAGGCCTTCATTTCTGCGTTATTACTTCTTGCCATGATTTCACCCTTTTTCAAGCATAAATTTAAACATTTTAAATTTTATGCTTTTTTGTTTTTTATTTCTCATACCTTTGCTATTATATACTATTTTTATGATATTTTCTACCTTCTTCTAAAGGAAGAATTTATCCATTTCTAATAGCTCATGGCTTTGTTCAGAAGTCAATGCAGTCACATGACCCACAACGCTATCTCCTCTCGCAAATTCGTAATCATAAAAGTAGAAATGCCAATTTGCTTGATGTTCAATTTGACGTTTGGCAGAGCTAATATCTTTCCCTGTAATTAATGTAGTTACTGCTGGCATAAAGCAATCTGCTTTCTCTTGTAATGGCCATTGACATACACCTCGTAAATGAGCAGAAAATGTATTAAACTGACAAGCATCTAAAGTTAATAACGTACTTTCATCCGGATAGCTAACCATGTCATCGACATAAATCACACCTTCTGAAGTAATATGATAACGAATGGTCATTGTTCCTTCATATTCCATCTTTTCCACAATCACTCGAGCAATACGTTCTAATTCTTGGACCATTAGTGGATCTAAATCATCCTTTGTTTGGAATTTTCTTTCCTCTCCAAAGGAAGAAACATGCTCTACTGGTGGAAAAAACATTACATCTCCACGATTATTTCTTGCAACTGCCATCGATACATCATATTGATAAGCAATCATGCTTTCTAAAATACAAGAATCTTGTTTAACAAGATCCATCGCGTGTACTACATCACTTGCACTTTCAATGACTACTTCTTGCACTCCTTGGCTATCTCTCAATAAACAAGG
The DNA window shown above is from Catellicoccus marimammalium M35/04/3 and carries:
- a CDS encoding bifunctional hydroxymethylpyrimidine kinase/phosphomethylpyrimidine kinase yields the protein MTKKILTIAGSDITGGAGQAADLKVFSAHHCYGMSALSCIVTFSKAHQYMPEIYPVHASILKDQLDTITDLNRLDAIKTGMLPEEKQIHLVARWLKSQAENNVPIIIDPVMVCKNNGEENLEKLKESIIKELLPLATVTTPNLVEAEALADMKIQTKEDMAAAAEKIHELGPKYVVIKGGARLEGDVAVDLLFDGKEFHYFEREKITEGFNHGAGCSFAAAITSNLALEKDITDAVRDAKEFVYHAIDSGLELGPRSSAVFVNYK
- a CDS encoding ATP-grasp domain-containing protein; amino-acid sequence: MAEYIRPGKTVGIIGGGAFAFLLAMEAKILGFRVCVLESTKECPAGKMADEFIEGNIQDLYDLEQLGRRCDVLIYATNRLQLHTMMTIEEKFNLPQGINGLAYAQDLFLKKTFLEDVGINIAPYATIVRITDIEENIDGIGYPCLLRDSQGVQEVVIESASDVVHAMDLVKQDSCILESMIAYQYDVSMAVARNNRGDVMFFPPVEHVSSFGEERKFQTKDDLDPLMVQELERIARVIVEKMEYEGTMTIRYHITSEGVIYVDDMVSYPDESTLLTLDACQFNTFSAHLRGVCQWPLQEKADCFMPAVTTLITGKDISSAKRQIEHQANWHFYFYDYEFARGDSVVGHVTALTSEQSHELLEMDKFFL
- a CDS encoding GntR family transcriptional regulator, with translation MARSNNAEMKAYSYMKEQILSGIWPPTKHIVEQEVAEELGVSRSPIRRAITRLAGENLVQCEPNKGALICERVLGVQEIIDRICILEYMLCYHIRKMEREHLKVDTKEIRKEVAEIEETLEQEQSLSLLCHQMNNMLRSFCSEQKNQYFSTIMVNILQDICHLTDRHAQKKVRSVYKKIVEAIQSSAEILGENQEITLDKVMEATKVLRYHFNDIQILLLK